GGGTCGCCACCAGCGTGCCGTCGGCCGTGCGGTCGGTGGTGACCGTGACCGGGCCCGCCTTCGTCCGCAGCAGCAGCCGTCCGGTGCCGTGCCGCTCCGCGTGCGCGACCGCCGTCGCGATCGTCGCGTGACCGCAGAACGACACCTCGGCGAGCGGGCTGAAGTACCGCACGTCCATGGTGCCGTCCTGGGACGGCACCAGGAACGCCGTCTCCGAGTAGCCGACCTCGGCCGCGGCCGCCAGCATCGTCGCGTCGTCGACGCCGGTGGCATCGAGCACGACACCCGCCGGGTTGCCTCCCGCGGGGTCGGTGCTGAACGCCACGTATCGCAGAATCTCCATCCGCCGACGGTATCCGAACTGCCGTACGGCGAAAGGCGGGAGGGTTCACAGACCCCACAGTCCCTTCCCCACGGCCGTCACCCCGCCGGTCAGCGCGAGCGTCAGCACCAGCAGTCGGGCCCGCTTCTCGGGTATGCGCTCCGTGAGCGACCTGCCGATGAGCGCGCCGGCCGTCATCGCGCAGACCACCGCCGTCCACTGTGCGCCGGCCAGCCGCGGCGCCCCGTTCGCGGCCACCGAGAAGGCGTTCACCACCACCCCGTAGAACTGCGCGTTCGGCACGAACTCCCGTACCGTCCAGCCCGCGTTGAGCGCGTACAGGGAGATCGGCGGGCCGCCGACGCCCGCCGCCGAGTTCATGAACCCGCCGACGGCACCGGCGGCGACCGCCCCCCTCGTCCCGCGCAGCGCGGCCACCCGCGCACCCCGCATCACCAGCAGCACGGCGACGGTCACCAGGCCGCCCATCACCAGCAGCAGGACGGGCGCCGGGAGTTGCCGGGTCAGCCAGGCTCCCGCCGGGACCGTGCAGGCCGCGGCCAGGCACAGCGGGACCATCGCGGCGGCCCGTACCCGCCGCCAGCCGCCCGCGAGTCCGACGACGCTGATGGCGCCGGCGGCGCAGTTGGCCAGGACCACCCCGTTCACCGGCCCCAGCAGCAGCACCAGCGCGGGTACGGCGACCAGCGCGAAGCCCATGCCGGTCAGCCACTGCACCGACGAGCCGAGCAGCACGATCCCCGCCAGCAGTACGTCCGTGCCCACGCGACCACTCCCCGTGAATTGCGAGCTCAGCCGTCATTGTGACCCGGGGCACTTTCGGAGTGGCGCGGACGTTCGAGGGGCAGGTGCTGTCCGGAACGCGAGCGGGACGAGATCTCACGATGCGGTATCGCGGAGGGGATTTTCGGACGCTCGTTAAACTGAGCCGACATATACGGACTGAGCGAGGAGCGCACGTGGGCCTTGTCGTGCAGAAGTACGGAGGCTCCTCCGTAGCCGATGCCGAAGGCATCAAGCGCGTCGCCAAGCGGATCGTGGAAGCGAAGAAGAACGGCAACCAGGTGGTTGTCGTCGTTTCCGCGATGGGCGACACGACGGACGAGCTGATCGATCTCGCCGAGCAGGTTTCTCCCATGCCTGCCGGGCGGGAGTTCGACATGCTGCTGACCGCCGGAGAGCGGATCTCCATGGCACTGCTGGCCATGGCGATCAAAAACCTGGGCCACGAGGCCCAGAGCTTCACCGGCAGCCAGGCGGGCGTCATCACCGACTCCGTCCACAACAAAGCCCGCATCATCGACGTGACGCCGGGGCGCATCCGCACCGCGCTCGACGAGGGCAACATCGCCATCGTCGCCGGTTTCCAGGGCGTCAGCGCCGACAAGAAGGACATCACGACCCTCGGTCGTGGTGGCTCCGACACCACGGCGGTCGCGCTGGCCGCGGCCCTCGACGCCGAGGTGTGCGAGATCTACACCGACGTCGACGGCGTGTTCACCGCCGACCCGCGTGTGGTGAAGAAGGCGAAGAAGATCGACTGGATCTCCTTCGAGGACATGCTGGAGCTGGCCTCGTCCGGCTCCAAGGTGCTGCTCCACCGCTGCGTGGAGTACGCCCGACGCTACGACATCCCGATCCACGTCCGGTCCAGCTTCAGCGGACTGCAGGGCACCTGGGTCAGCAGTGAGCCGATTGGGGACCAGAAGGTGGAGCAGGCCATCATCTCCGGTGTCGCGCACGACACCTCCGAGGCCAAGGTGACGGTCGTCGGCGTGCCGGACAAGCCGGGCGAGGCCGCGGTCATCTTCCGGGCCATCGCCGACGCCGAGATCAACATCGACATGGTGGTGCAGAACGTGTCGGCCGCGTCCACCGGGCTGACCGACATCTCCTTCACCCTTCCCAAGACCGAGGGCCGCAAGGCCATCGACGCCCTGGAGAAGGCGAAGGTCGGCATCGGCTTCGACTCGCTGCGCTACGACGACCAGATCGGCAAGATCTCCCTCGTCGGCGCCGGCATGAAGACCAACCCGGGCGTCACCGCGGCCTTCTTCGAGGCGCTGTCCGACGCGGGCGTCAACATCGAGCTGATCTCGACCTCCGAGATCCGTATCTCGGTCGTCACCCGTGCCGACGACGTCAACGACGCCGTGCGCGCCGTGCACACCGCCTTCGGCCTGGACTCCGACAGCGACGAGGCCGTCGTCTACGGGGGCACCGGACGCTGATGTCTGGGACCGGACGGCCGACGCTCGCGGTCGTGGGAGCGACCGGTGCCGTCGGCACGGTCATGCTTCAGATCCTGTCCCAGCACGCGGACATCTGGGGCGAGATCCGTCTGATCGCCTCGCCGCGCTCGGCCGGCCGCAAGCTGGCCGTGCGCGGCGAGCAGGTCGAGGTGGTGGCGCTGACCGAGGAGGCCTTCGACGGGGTCGACGTCGCCATGTTCGACGTGCCCGACGAGGTCGCCGAGCGGTGGGCGCCGCTGGCCGCCGCCCGGGGCGCGGTCGTGGTGGACAACTCGGGCGCCTTCCGGATGGACCCCGAGGTCCCGCTGGTCGTCCCCGAGGTCAATCCGCACTGCGCCCGCCGCCGGCCGCGCGGGATCATCGCCAACCCCAACTGCACGACCCTGTCGATGATCGTGGCGCTCGGCGCGCTGCACGCCGAGTTCGGGCTGCGCGAGCTGGTGGTGTCCTCGTACCAGGCGGTGAGCGGAGCCGGCCGCGCCGGTGTCGAGACGCTCCGCCGGCAGCTGGCGCTGGTGGCCGGCACGGAGCTGGGGACGCACCCCGGTGACCTCAGGCGGGCCGTCGGCGACGACACCGGGCCGTTCCCGGAGCCGGTCGCGCTGAACGTCGTACCGTGGGCCGGGTCGTTGCGCGAGGACGGCTGGTCGTCGGAGGAGATGAAGGTGCGGGACGAGACCCGCAAGATCCTCGGGCTGCCCCACCTTCCCGTGGCGGTCACCTGCGTACGGGTCCCGGTCGTCACCACGCACTCCCTGACCGTCCACGCCCGCTTCGAGGGCGAGGTCACCGTGGACGGCGCCCGCGAGATCCTGGCCACCGCGCCGGGCGTCGTGCTCTTCGACGATCCGGCCGCCGGGGAGTTCCCGACGCCCGCCGACGTGGTGGGCACCGACCCGACCTGGGTGGGCCGGGTGCGGCGCGCGCTCGACGATCCGACCGCGCTCGAACTGTTCGTCTGCGGCGACAACCTGCGCAAGGGCGCGGCCCTCAACACCGCCCAGATCGCCGAGCTGGTGGCCGCCGAGCGGGTGTGACACGAGACGCCCCGGCGGTGGGTCCGGGGCGGTTTGTATGATCTGTGAACGAAGTGTGAGCCGGTCCATGGTCCGGACCA
The sequence above is drawn from the Streptomyces sp. SLBN-31 genome and encodes:
- a CDS encoding sulfite exporter TauE/SafE family protein; protein product: MGTDVLLAGIVLLGSSVQWLTGMGFALVAVPALVLLLGPVNGVVLANCAAGAISVVGLAGGWRRVRAAAMVPLCLAAACTVPAGAWLTRQLPAPVLLLVMGGLVTVAVLLVMRGARVAALRGTRGAVAAGAVGGFMNSAAGVGGPPISLYALNAGWTVREFVPNAQFYGVVVNAFSVAANGAPRLAGAQWTAVVCAMTAGALIGRSLTERIPEKRARLLVLTLALTGGVTAVGKGLWGL
- a CDS encoding aspartate kinase: MGLVVQKYGGSSVADAEGIKRVAKRIVEAKKNGNQVVVVVSAMGDTTDELIDLAEQVSPMPAGREFDMLLTAGERISMALLAMAIKNLGHEAQSFTGSQAGVITDSVHNKARIIDVTPGRIRTALDEGNIAIVAGFQGVSADKKDITTLGRGGSDTTAVALAAALDAEVCEIYTDVDGVFTADPRVVKKAKKIDWISFEDMLELASSGSKVLLHRCVEYARRYDIPIHVRSSFSGLQGTWVSSEPIGDQKVEQAIISGVAHDTSEAKVTVVGVPDKPGEAAVIFRAIADAEINIDMVVQNVSAASTGLTDISFTLPKTEGRKAIDALEKAKVGIGFDSLRYDDQIGKISLVGAGMKTNPGVTAAFFEALSDAGVNIELISTSEIRISVVTRADDVNDAVRAVHTAFGLDSDSDEAVVYGGTGR
- a CDS encoding aspartate-semialdehyde dehydrogenase; protein product: MSGTGRPTLAVVGATGAVGTVMLQILSQHADIWGEIRLIASPRSAGRKLAVRGEQVEVVALTEEAFDGVDVAMFDVPDEVAERWAPLAAARGAVVVDNSGAFRMDPEVPLVVPEVNPHCARRRPRGIIANPNCTTLSMIVALGALHAEFGLRELVVSSYQAVSGAGRAGVETLRRQLALVAGTELGTHPGDLRRAVGDDTGPFPEPVALNVVPWAGSLREDGWSSEEMKVRDETRKILGLPHLPVAVTCVRVPVVTTHSLTVHARFEGEVTVDGAREILATAPGVVLFDDPAAGEFPTPADVVGTDPTWVGRVRRALDDPTALELFVCGDNLRKGAALNTAQIAELVAAERV